The following is a genomic window from Actinomadura sp. WMMB 499.
GCCTGCGCCGCGGCGACGGCGGCGGCGCCCATCCGCTCGCGGGCCGCCGCGTCCGGCAGCGGCGACGGCGCCTCCTCGACGATCTTCTGGTGCCGCCGCTGCAGGCTGCACTCGCGCTCGCCCAGATGGACGGCGTTGCCGTGGGCGTCGGCGAACACCTGGATCTCGATGTGCCGGGGGTTCTCGACGAACCGCTCGACGAGGATCGTGTCGTCGCCGAACGAGCCGCGCGCCTCGCGCCGCGCGGACGCGATCGCGTCCGGCAGTTCCGCCGCGTCGCGCACCAGGCGCATGCCCTTGCCGCCGCCGCCCGCCGACGGCTTGAGCAGCACCGGCAGGCCCACCTCGAGCGCCGCGTCCCGCAGCTCGCCGTCGGACAGGCCCGCCTCGTCCCGTCCGGGGACGACCGGGACCCCGGCGGCGGCGACGGTCCGCTTCGCGCGGATCTTGTCGCCCATCGCCTCGATGGCCTCGGCGGGCGGGCCGATGAACACCAGGCCCGCCTCGCCGCAGGCGCGCGCGAACGCGGTGTTCTCCGCCAGGAACCCGTACCCCGGATGGACGGCCCTCGCGCCCGCCGCGCGGGCCGCGCCGATCACCGCCTCGATGTCGAGGTAGGACGGGACGAGCAGTGCCTCGTCCGCCTCGCGCACGTGCCGGGACCCGGCGTCGGCGCCCGTGTGGACGGCCACCGACCGCACCCCGAGGCGCCGCAGCGTGCGGAACACGCGGACGGCGATCTCACCCCGGTTGGCGACCAGGACGCTGTCGAACATCAGACCTCACATCCGGAAGACGCCGTAGCCGACCGGCTCCAGCGGTGCGTTCGCCGCGACCGACAGCCCGAGCCCCAGAACCCGCCGGGTGTCGCGCGGGTCGATCACCCCGTCGTCCCACAGCCGCGCCGTGGAGTAGTACGGATTCCCCTGGTCCTCGTACTGCTCGCGGATCGGCGCCTTGAACCCTTCCTCGTCCGCGGCGGGCCAGTCCTCGCCGCGCGCCTCCAACTGGTCGCGGCGGACGGTCGCCAGGACGCTCGCGGCCTGCTCACCGCCCATGACCGAGATGCGGGCGTTCGGCCACATCCACAGGAACCTGGGGGAGTAGGCCCGGCCGCACATCGCGTAGTTGCCCGCGCCGAACGAGCCGCCGATCACGATCGTGAACTTGGGGACGCGCGCGCACGCCACGGCCGTCACCATCTTGGCGCCGTGCTTGGCGATGCCGCCCGCCTCGTACTCGCGGCCCACCATGAACCCGGTGATGTTCTGCAGGAACACCAGCGGGACGCTGCGGCGGTCGCACAGCTCGATGAAGTGCGCGCCCTTCTGCGCCGACTCCCCGAACAGGATGCCGTTGTTGGCGACGATCCCGACCGGATGCCCGTGCACGCGCGCGAAGCCGGTGACGAGCGTCGTCCCGTACTCCCGCTTGAACTCCTGGAAGCGGCTGCCGTCCACGATGCGCGCGATGACCTCGCGGACGTCGTAGGGGGTGCGGGCGTCCGGCGGGACGACTCCGTACAGTTCGGACGGGTCGGCGGCCGGTTCCTCGGACGGTGCGACGTCCCAGGGGCGGGGCTCGCGCGGCCCGAGCGTCCGGGCGATGTCGCGGACGATCCGCAGCGCGTGGGCGTCGTCCTCGGCGAGGTGGTCGGTGACTCCGGACGTGCGGGAGTGCAGCTCGCCGCCGCCCAGCTCCTCGGCGGTGACGACCTCGCCCGTCGCGGCC
Proteins encoded in this region:
- a CDS encoding carboxyl transferase domain-containing protein is translated as MTGPEIGTRADVAGEAFKANAAHNERLVARLRERVDRAGRGGPERARERHVARGKLLPRDRVDTLLDPGSPFLELSPLAADGMYDGEAPGAGIITGIGRVSGRECVIVANDATVKGGTYYPVTVKKHLRAQEVALHNRLPCVYLVDSGGAFLPRQDEVFPDREHFGRIFFNQATMSERGIPQIAAVMGSCTAGGAYVPAMSDEAVIVCGQGTIFLGGPPLVKAATGEVVTAEELGGGELHSRTSGVTDHLAEDDAHALRIVRDIARTLGPREPRPWDVAPSEEPAADPSELYGVVPPDARTPYDVREVIARIVDGSRFQEFKREYGTTLVTGFARVHGHPVGIVANNGILFGESAQKGAHFIELCDRRSVPLVFLQNITGFMVGREYEAGGIAKHGAKMVTAVACARVPKFTIVIGGSFGAGNYAMCGRAYSPRFLWMWPNARISVMGGEQAASVLATVRRDQLEARGEDWPAADEEGFKAPIREQYEDQGNPYYSTARLWDDGVIDPRDTRRVLGLGLSVAANAPLEPVGYGVFRM